From the genome of Spirosomataceae bacterium TFI 002, one region includes:
- a CDS encoding periplasmic chaperone for outer membrane proteins Skp → MKIKLLVTLIAVGLLSTFSINAQTVKVGYTNIDFILSSIPDSKDVQTKLSTEKAQYDKLIQEKIAGFQKDYEDFQKLMQAGTVSAVIRQDKEKSLQNKQNEIQEFQQNSETALQAKYQQLLSPVMDKIQKAIDEVAKANGYTYVFNSDAGAGTTPIVLVAPEQDNITTLVLKQMGVEVPAEN, encoded by the coding sequence ATGAAAATTAAATTATTAGTAACCCTTATTGCAGTCGGCTTACTTTCTACATTCAGCATCAATGCTCAAACTGTAAAAGTTGGCTACACTAACATAGATTTCATTCTTAGCTCAATTCCAGACTCAAAGGATGTACAAACTAAGCTATCTACAGAGAAAGCTCAGTACGACAAGCTTATACAAGAGAAAATTGCTGGATTTCAAAAAGACTACGAAGATTTTCAAAAATTAATGCAAGCTGGAACAGTATCAGCTGTAATTCGTCAAGACAAAGAGAAAAGCTTACAAAATAAGCAAAATGAAATTCAAGAATTTCAACAAAACTCTGAGACTGCATTGCAAGCTAAATACCAGCAATTACTTTCTCCAGTAATGGACAAAATTCAAAAAGCAATTGACGAAGTAGCGAAAGCAAACGGATATACTTACGTTTTCAACTCTGATGCAGGTGCAGGAACAACTCCTATCGTATTAGTAGCCCCAGAGCAAGACAACATTACAACTTTAGTTTTGAAGCAAATGGGCGTAGAAGTTCCAGCTGAAAACTAA
- a CDS encoding poly(glycerol-phosphate) alpha-glucosyltransferase — protein MKVVQLPGSLSRDGGGVFQVALNHALQIQSSQDYSIEVIGKEDKHLKDDEHRWSGIPCTALQQSIPIIHQIAGLEKAILKSKPSIMHSHMLWTSQSRTILKVSNYLRIPYVVSPHGMLDPWTIDFKKRIALATFERKSLENAACIHALNLSEYETIRKLGFKNPIAIIPNGINLGQNQIFPTKNKAKKTLLFLSRIDPKKGLEPLIKAISLIKAQFEPIYELVIHGWGEKSYQEKIERQIVSLGLENCVFIKKAVFETEKDKVFQNCDAFILPSYSEGFPMVILEAWAHSKPVLMTTACNIPEGFIQKAAIKIETDPEVLSKELLSFISKSNEELEQIGIEGYELVKNNFTWPKIGQKLFQMYDWILKSSKKPDFIMLK, from the coding sequence GTGAAGGTCGTTCAACTACCTGGATCACTATCTCGTGATGGTGGTGGAGTTTTTCAAGTTGCTCTTAATCATGCTCTGCAAATTCAAAGTTCGCAGGATTACAGCATTGAAGTAATTGGAAAAGAAGACAAGCATTTAAAAGATGATGAACACAGATGGAGTGGTATTCCTTGTACCGCTTTACAGCAATCTATTCCTATCATCCATCAAATTGCTGGGCTAGAAAAAGCCATTTTAAAAAGCAAGCCAAGCATAATGCATTCGCACATGCTATGGACATCACAATCAAGAACTATACTTAAAGTCTCAAATTATTTAAGAATCCCCTATGTGGTTAGTCCACATGGCATGCTAGATCCATGGACGATTGACTTTAAGAAAAGAATTGCATTAGCGACTTTCGAACGTAAATCATTGGAAAACGCTGCATGCATCCATGCTCTCAACTTAAGTGAATATGAGACCATTCGAAAATTAGGTTTCAAAAACCCTATTGCAATTATTCCAAATGGTATTAATCTTGGACAAAATCAAATATTCCCAACTAAGAATAAAGCAAAGAAAACACTTCTTTTTTTAAGTAGAATAGATCCCAAAAAAGGTTTAGAGCCACTAATAAAAGCTATCAGTCTTATTAAGGCTCAGTTTGAGCCAATTTACGAATTGGTTATTCATGGTTGGGGAGAAAAATCCTATCAAGAAAAAATTGAAAGACAAATTGTTTCTTTGGGTTTAGAAAACTGTGTTTTCATAAAAAAAGCAGTATTTGAAACTGAAAAGGATAAAGTATTTCAAAACTGCGATGCATTTATTCTTCCCTCATACAGCGAAGGCTTCCCAATGGTAATTTTAGAAGCATGGGCTCACTCAAAACCAGTACTAATGACAACTGCATGCAACATACCAGAAGGTTTTATTCAAAAAGCAGCCATTAAAATAGAAACTGATCCAGAAGTTCTAAGTAAAGAACTCCTATCATTTATCTCGAAAAGTAACGAAGAACTTGAGCAGATAGGAATAGAAGGTTATGAACTCGTGAAAAATAACTTCACTTGGCCAAAAATTGGACAAAAGTTATTTCAAATGTATGACTGGATTTTAAAATCAAGTAAAAAACCTGACTTTATTATGCTAAAATGA
- a CDS encoding EamA-like transporter family protein, with the protein MINRFFFMNSTLKDYLFLHFLVVILGFTAILGRFIEINPVALVFFRTAIASSAIALILFIKKESFRVPSGLLVKLCLAGVILAFHWVCFFGSARLATISVSLVTFSTTSFFTSIVEPLGTGKRISRREVILGGLAILGIILIFNFESQYYLGILVGLLGALLVAVYSTSNVIMTHKLPSRLINFYQLLAAAFCLLVCYPFFLALDWIEIDSTFPTSVGWMWLFILGTICTVFPHIAIVTLLRRFSAFTVNLSLNMEPIYGIGLALLFFGETEHMSVGFYFGSALILLSVCLHAYWDRQKKALKVEPEGLSK; encoded by the coding sequence ATGATCAACAGGTTTTTTTTTATGAACTCTACTCTCAAGGATTACCTTTTTCTACATTTCTTAGTAGTAATATTAGGATTTACTGCGATACTGGGAAGGTTCATTGAAATCAATCCAGTAGCTTTAGTATTCTTTCGTACAGCCATAGCCTCTTCAGCAATTGCTTTGATATTATTTATTAAGAAAGAATCTTTTCGGGTACCAAGTGGTCTACTTGTTAAGCTTTGTTTAGCTGGTGTAATTCTCGCTTTTCATTGGGTCTGTTTTTTCGGTTCAGCAAGGTTGGCGACTATTTCGGTGAGTTTAGTCACTTTCAGTACTACCTCTTTTTTTACGAGTATAGTAGAGCCATTGGGAACTGGAAAAAGGATCAGTCGGAGGGAAGTAATATTAGGCGGCCTAGCCATTTTAGGTATTATCTTAATCTTCAACTTTGAATCTCAATATTACTTAGGAATACTTGTTGGCCTTTTGGGTGCCCTTCTTGTTGCGGTTTATTCAACGTCCAATGTTATTATGACTCATAAATTACCTTCTAGGCTCATAAACTTTTATCAGTTGCTTGCTGCTGCTTTTTGTTTGTTAGTTTGCTATCCATTCTTTTTGGCTTTGGACTGGATCGAGATTGATTCAACCTTTCCTACTTCTGTAGGGTGGATGTGGCTTTTCATCTTAGGTACGATTTGTACAGTGTTTCCACACATTGCGATAGTAACCTTATTAAGAAGGTTCAGTGCCTTTACAGTTAACTTAAGCCTAAATATGGAGCCAATCTACGGAATTGGATTAGCACTATTGTTTTTTGGAGAAACAGAGCATATGTCGGTAGGGTTTTACTTTGGGTCGGCATTAATTCTTTTGAGTGTATGCCTACATGCTTACTGGGATAGACAAAAAAAAGCCCTTAAGGTAGAACCAGAAGGGCTTTCAAAATAA
- a CDS encoding undecaprenyl diphosphate synthase has translation MEEEKIDKGNLPRHIAVIMDGNGRWAKERGAMRIFGHHHGIKAVKETVEGCGELGIGFLTLYTFSTENWDRPKMEVDGIMKLLIKTIKAEVPDLQKNNVRLKAIGDIDSLPSKTKNQLLEAIDQTKGNTGLTLNLALSYSGKWDIIQAVKAIAAKAVNKEIAVKDITEQYFGQFLATDDSPDVDLMIRTGGDHRISNYLLWQSAYAELLFLDDIYWPEFRKENLFHAVQVYQTRERRFGKTGDQIKTKQ, from the coding sequence GTGGAGGAAGAAAAAATAGATAAAGGCAATCTACCCCGTCATATCGCCGTTATAATGGACGGAAATGGAAGATGGGCAAAGGAGCGTGGTGCCATGCGAATCTTTGGTCACCATCATGGTATTAAAGCTGTAAAAGAAACCGTAGAAGGTTGTGGTGAACTTGGAATAGGCTTTCTTACGCTTTACACGTTTTCAACAGAAAACTGGGATAGACCCAAAATGGAAGTTGATGGTATCATGAAGTTACTGATAAAAACTATCAAAGCTGAAGTTCCTGACTTACAAAAAAACAATGTCCGATTGAAGGCAATAGGTGATATAGACTCATTACCTTCTAAGACAAAAAATCAATTGTTAGAAGCAATTGATCAAACAAAAGGCAACACTGGGTTAACGCTCAACTTGGCACTTAGTTACAGTGGCAAGTGGGATATTATTCAAGCAGTGAAAGCCATAGCAGCGAAAGCTGTTAATAAAGAAATAGCAGTTAAAGATATCACTGAGCAATACTTTGGTCAATTTCTGGCAACAGACGATAGCCCAGATGTAGACCTTATGATACGTACAGGTGGGGATCATAGAATTAGCAATTATTTATTATGGCAATCGGCATATGCCGAATTGCTATTTTTAGATGATATCTATTGGCCCGAATTCAGGAAAGAAAATTTATTTCATGCCGTACAAGTGTACCAAACTCGCGAAAGGAGATTTGGAAAAACGGGCGATCAAATCAAGACAAAACAATAA
- a CDS encoding Beta-barrel assembly machine subunit BamA — protein sequence MLQKIKITLFLSLLLSISSATFGQFKIGIGGTNKAQTENNSDELDYDNPKSYTIGGIEVTGVRFLDPNTLISVSGLSVNDQIKIPGEAISSALRRLMDQGIIEDVEINILKIEGNKVFLEIALKERPRLNKMELKGIKKTEKETLMEDIETNRGKVITESLVKNIQLSIKKHYIKKGFLNTAVQVQQIDDTLRLNNATLVFNIDKKNKVKIDKITVTGIEEVPLWKALSKMKGTKERAPLRVFTPSKYIPSKFKEDKVALVSFLNKRGYRNAQVVNDSIVYKDNGNIDLYMDINEGSRFYYRNITWTGNYLHASDTLALILGIKKGDLYNPEELDKKINGIPRNDVSSFYMDDGYLYFSCNPIEIAIEGDSIDVEMRINEGKQAIINKIILNGNTKTSDHVVMREILTKPGQKFSKTDLIETTQMLSKLGYFDPQTIEPRPVPQADGTVDIEYNVEEKSNDQIELSGGWGGLQGFVGTFGIVFNNFAIRKIAKLKEYKPLPKGDGQKFAIRFQANGGFQNYSVSFTEPWLGGRKPNSFSVSLFHSVQDYSKIAERYEKLYGNSGGFSPFGGISGGLGFGGSAYQGFFRNTGASVTYGKRLNWPDRNFQLSSTLAYQFYDVENSFLLRNFQNGQANDISLNVNISRYSLDNPQFTRSGSSFSLTGTFNPPYSLLGGNKSAGEKLWIEGHKWMFDADWYTPVVGKLVLRAKANMGFIGRYNSDIGYSPFGRYVIGGAGMGLQNNNAIGVELIGLRGYDEGVVYQPTLAERSDEIGQSTSNLSYSRQGGIIYNKYTMELRYPISLNQSATIYALTFLEAGNSWGSYKDFNPFQLRRSAGVGVRVMMAAFGLLGFDYGKGFDPIPGVPSQGLKSFTFSIGQQIR from the coding sequence ATGCTTCAAAAAATCAAAATCACACTTTTCTTATCTTTACTATTAAGTATATCTTCTGCTACTTTTGGGCAGTTTAAGATAGGTATTGGAGGAACAAACAAAGCTCAAACAGAAAATAATTCTGATGAATTGGATTATGACAATCCTAAGAGCTACACAATTGGAGGAATTGAGGTCACTGGAGTTCGATTCCTAGATCCAAATACACTTATTTCCGTTTCTGGACTGAGTGTTAATGATCAAATTAAAATCCCTGGAGAAGCAATTAGCTCCGCTCTAAGGAGACTGATGGATCAAGGAATTATTGAAGATGTTGAGATCAACATCTTAAAAATAGAAGGCAACAAAGTTTTTCTTGAAATCGCACTTAAGGAGCGACCAAGATTGAACAAAATGGAGCTTAAAGGCATCAAGAAAACTGAAAAAGAAACCTTGATGGAAGATATTGAGACCAATAGAGGAAAGGTTATCACCGAATCTTTGGTCAAAAACATCCAGCTTTCTATTAAAAAGCACTATATCAAAAAAGGCTTTTTGAACACTGCTGTTCAAGTTCAGCAAATTGATGATACCTTGAGGCTTAACAATGCTACTTTAGTTTTCAATATTGACAAGAAAAACAAAGTTAAGATTGACAAAATCACGGTAACTGGAATTGAAGAAGTTCCACTTTGGAAAGCATTGTCAAAAATGAAAGGCACCAAAGAAAGAGCTCCATTGCGTGTTTTCACTCCCTCAAAATACATTCCAAGTAAGTTTAAAGAAGATAAAGTTGCTCTCGTCTCTTTTTTAAATAAAAGAGGCTATAGAAATGCACAAGTTGTTAATGATTCTATTGTCTATAAAGATAATGGTAACATCGACTTATATATGGACATCAATGAGGGAAGTAGATTTTACTATAGAAACATAACGTGGACCGGAAATTACCTTCATGCGTCCGATACCTTAGCTCTAATTTTAGGTATTAAGAAAGGTGATTTATATAATCCCGAAGAACTTGACAAGAAAATTAATGGAATTCCACGTAACGATGTCAGCTCATTCTACATGGACGACGGTTACTTATATTTTAGCTGTAACCCTATTGAAATCGCAATAGAAGGAGATTCTATTGATGTTGAGATGAGAATTAATGAAGGAAAACAAGCTATCATTAATAAGATCATACTTAACGGGAATACCAAAACATCTGATCACGTGGTGATGAGAGAAATCCTAACTAAGCCTGGTCAAAAATTCAGTAAAACGGATTTGATTGAAACAACTCAAATGCTTTCGAAACTTGGTTATTTTGATCCTCAAACAATTGAACCAAGACCAGTTCCACAAGCTGACGGTACTGTTGACATTGAATATAATGTAGAAGAAAAAAGTAATGACCAAATTGAGCTTTCTGGAGGTTGGGGCGGTCTACAAGGATTTGTAGGAACATTCGGAATTGTCTTTAACAATTTTGCAATCAGAAAAATAGCAAAACTGAAGGAATACAAGCCACTCCCTAAAGGTGACGGTCAAAAATTTGCAATTCGTTTTCAAGCCAATGGAGGATTTCAAAACTATAGTGTTTCATTCACAGAGCCTTGGTTAGGTGGCAGAAAGCCAAACTCATTCTCAGTTAGCCTTTTCCACTCGGTTCAGGATTATAGCAAAATTGCCGAGAGATATGAAAAGCTATACGGTAACTCAGGTGGTTTTAGCCCATTTGGGGGCATTAGTGGTGGACTAGGATTCGGTGGCTCCGCATATCAAGGATTCTTCCGTAACACTGGAGCATCTGTAACATACGGAAAAAGATTAAACTGGCCAGATAGAAACTTCCAATTGAGTAGTACCCTAGCTTACCAATTCTATGATGTTGAAAACAGTTTCCTTCTTAGAAACTTCCAAAACGGACAAGCAAACGACATTTCATTGAATGTTAATATTTCGAGATATAGTTTAGACAACCCACAATTTACGAGATCTGGATCGTCCTTCTCATTGACTGGAACTTTCAACCCTCCATACTCACTTCTAGGTGGAAACAAATCTGCCGGAGAAAAACTATGGATAGAAGGTCACAAATGGATGTTTGACGCCGATTGGTACACGCCTGTTGTAGGTAAGTTAGTACTTAGAGCAAAAGCAAATATGGGCTTTATTGGTAGATACAATAGCGACATTGGGTATAGTCCATTTGGTAGATATGTAATAGGTGGAGCAGGTATGGGTCTCCAAAACAATAATGCTATTGGAGTTGAACTCATTGGACTTAGAGGTTACGACGAAGGAGTTGTTTACCAACCTACCCTAGCAGAAAGGTCTGATGAAATTGGACAATCAACCTCAAACCTATCATATAGTAGACAGGGTGGTATTATTTACAATAAATACACCATGGAGCTACGTTATCCTATTTCACTTAATCAATCCGCAACTATTTATGCACTTACATTCTTAGAGGCAGGAAATAGCTGGGGAAGCTATAAAGATTTTAACCCATTCCAGTTGAGAAGATCTGCAGGTGTTGGTGTTAGAGTTATGATGGCTGCCTTTGGTTTATTAGGTTTTGATTATGGTAAAGGTTTTGATCCTATCCCAGGTGTTCCATCACAAGGTTTAAAATCATTTACCTTTAGTATTGGACAGCAAATAAGGTAA
- a CDS encoding periplasmic chaperone for outer membrane proteins Skp → MKRAFFLIVLSLISSASFAQKFGFTDSEYILSKMPAYKEAMETMNKYSDQWVKDIKDKYDELEKMNIAYQQEEILLTEEMKQKRIAELKRKENEVKNLNNEVFGLNGQLFLKKKEILKPLMDEFYNAAEKVARQKKLAIIFDKASDISMIYTDPRHDYTDYIMEELGLVEKK, encoded by the coding sequence ATGAAAAGAGCATTTTTTTTAATAGTTTTGTCGCTGATATCCTCAGCAAGTTTTGCACAAAAATTTGGATTCACAGATAGTGAATACATTTTGAGTAAAATGCCAGCATACAAAGAAGCCATGGAAACGATGAATAAATATTCGGATCAATGGGTGAAGGACATAAAAGATAAATACGATGAACTCGAAAAGATGAACATCGCATATCAGCAAGAAGAAATTCTTTTAACTGAAGAAATGAAGCAAAAGAGAATTGCTGAGTTAAAAAGAAAAGAGAACGAAGTCAAAAACTTAAACAATGAGGTATTTGGCTTAAATGGGCAGCTTTTTTTGAAGAAAAAAGAAATCCTAAAGCCTCTCATGGATGAGTTTTACAATGCTGCCGAAAAAGTAGCTAGACAAAAGAAACTTGCTATTATATTTGACAAAGCGTCAGACATTAGCATGATTTACACCGATCCGCGTCATGATTACACGGATTACATAATGGAAGAACTAGGATTAGTTGAAAAAAAATAA